The nucleotide sequence TCGTGAAGGAGGACGGGCGTTGGATGATGCTGCTGTTCGAGGACAAGTGCTCAGCCTGACTACGCCGGGGACGTAGCCGTCCCCGGAGACTGCCGGTAAAGCCACATATTCGATTCCGGCGTATTTGGTCGTGCCGGGCGGTGGAAATGGACTATAGCTGAGCCCGCCCGCATAGCGCGTTCCAGTTGGGAGGTGTCTTTGGTGTTCGGTCGCCGACACGAACGGCAAGTAGAGGAGCTGAACGCCGACACCGGCTCGGATCGACGCGGCAATCCGTTCGATGCGCGCGGCCCACGGCGCAACGATGGCTCGCCAGGCGAAGACAATTCTGCGTGGCGGATTGCAGCTGGCGGTAATGGCCAACACGTTGGGCGCCAACCCGGTCCGCGATGTTCAGCCGATCAGGCTCAAGCGACGACCAACTGGCGCGACGGCGCTCAGCGCCGACGATCTGCGCGACCTGCTGGTGCGGCTGCGGGCCGACGACTACTGCCAACGAAACGATCTTGTTGACCCGATCACCGTGCTAATCGCCACCCGGCTTCGCCGATCCGAGCTGCTGGCGTTGCGGTGGACCGACTTCGACAAGACGAAACAGACGATCGCGGCCACCGGAAATGTGGTGCGCGTATTGCCGAGGTTGTTGGGGTCGCGAAGGGTGCCTGCTGTCGTTGGAAAGACTACGGTCATTTCGCCAATGCATGGGTAGCAGTGGCGGAAAGTGCGCGACGAACTCGGCGTGCCCGGCGTTACCACCCACTCGTTCCGCAAGACTGCCGCGACGTTAATCGACGAGGAAGGCCTATCCGCTCGCGTCGGCGCCGACCACCTCGGACACTCCAAAGTGTCGATGACGCAGGATCGATACATGTCTCGCGGGCGCGTGCACACCGAGGTCGCCGCGCTGTTGGACCGCGCCATGAAGTACGAATAGAGGTCCAATCAGATGATTAGGTACGCTAGTTACCATCTCTGACGTGGGGCGGGCGGGGCTCGAACCCGCGACCAACGGATTCTCAAAAGGCCGATCTCGCGAAGTCCGGAAAATGCGCGACTGTTCTGTGCCGCAATGGATTAGCCGTCTCGGCGATCCCGCCAAAACCGACCGGATTCGGGCCTTTTCTCAATCATTCGCGATGAATAAACGATGACTGCTGCGCCACGCTCTGCCACTGCGGCGGCAGTCATATCGCAGGCGAGAACCTATCCACAATCAGTCTGGAGCCACACGCTATGCACGATGCTGAAAGACCTGCGTGTTCTTATCCCTACCTTGCCCCGGCTTCTTATCCCTACCTTGCCCCGGCCCGACTCGTATCTCGATTACGTCTTTGCCCACGGTAGGTAGAACGAGAACGAGTATGGGACTAAGTCGGCGCCGTCCTGACCGAAACAACACGACGAATGAGCTGAACCCCCGGCGCTAAGTCGGCCTCTACGTACTCAGCAAAGCACGCACGATCGGCCAGACCACAATAGAACAGGAGCACACCCCGGCGGCACTGACCGCCTGAACCATCACCGCGAAGAATCACACGATGACGCCGTACATCACGTCCCTGGACTTGACCCGCGTCGGATCGAGGACGGCGTGCCAATCCGTCACCCCGCGCTCATATCGAGTTCATGCCGCGACGGAGGCGGCTCGTGCCCCGAGGATCGAAAACGCTTGGTTAACGGCAGGCTAAGGTGAGACACTCTGATGTACTCGCTCGGATGCCACCCTTAGTCGAGTGGTTTTGCCAGAAGATCGGAGGCAGCGTTGACGGGCGCAACTCAGCAAATACTCAGATTAAACTGGATTAATCTAGGCGCACCCGCTGCGGAACGCGACATCAACGCTGGGCTGGCAGATTATTTTATCGAAAGTAAAGCCTTCGAGAGAGTGGCCGCGCGCGAGAAAACAATTGTTATCGGCAATAGAGGCTCCGGCAAAAGCGCAATTTTTCAGATCTTGGCGATTCGCGCTAAAGCAACTGGCGCTAGCGTGATCGAACTGTTCCCGGAAGATTATTCCTACGAGTTATTGCATCAGTCCATGTTATCTGAAGGCCAGGGTTCGTGGGCAAAGCATGGAGCATATGCGGCCGCTTGGAAATATCTTATTTATGTATCCGTCATGAAGAACCTTTCTTCGGCTTTGCACGACATACCTAAGCCAGTGATTCAAAAACATCAAGATGCCACTCAGGTCAAACGAGGAAACAAACAGACTGGACGAAAAAATTCCCTCGCCGCGATTAAGAGATATATTCGAGATAACCATTATGCAGGCCAGCCGAGTAAATTATCTTGGCTTATTTCCTATTTGAAACGTATCGAAGGCGTCAAAATAGGAAAATACGAAGCATCATTGAAGGCTCGAGAGCTAGAAAAGCTGTATAAGCTTGAAGAGATAGAACACTTACTTCCGCATCTAGAAAAGGTTTTACAATCCAAGCGGGTAGTAGTCCTCGTAGACGAATTAGATCGCGGATGGGATGCGAGTGAGGACGCGCAAGCATTTGTCGCGGGGCTGTTCCAAGCCTGCTTATCGATTAATCAGCTAAGTCCCGACTTGACGGTTTATATGAGCCTACGCCAGGAGCTTTACGATAACATTCCCGCACTGTACGACGACGCACAGAAATATCGAGACCTTATCGAGTACGTGCGATGGGACGAGGTAGGACTTAGACGTCTTGTTTGCAAACGTTTGCGATACAATTTCCAAGCAAGATATCCGCAGAATCACTGGGCACCTGATCAACCTTCCGACGGCTACTTGTGGACTCAATTTATGCGCGAGGACTTCCCAGGCGATCTATCTTCTTTTAGCTACCTCGCCGATCGCACACTTTTCCGGCCTCGCGAGATCATACAGTTTTGCAGTCAGATTGTGGACTATGCGCGAGAGAATTCCCATCCTCTTCCCCTGGCTCATAATACAGTTTCGCTCGCCGAACCGGCTTACTCGGATGAGCGCGCGAAGGATATTGCGGCAGAATTTCGGCTTCAGTACCCACGATTGCTGCAGGTTTTCGAGGGCTTTCGGGGAGTAAACAGCATCCTCTCGCGTAATGATATCGAGGAGATTTGCCTTCGGATCATTTGTGAAGATTGGCCAGCGGGCGACTCTCCGGAGTGGATTGAGAATCTCGACCCATCAAACTTGGTAGAGATTCTGTGGCGTATCGGATTCCTTTGTGCACACACCGCTGCAAGTACGACTGGTGGGCTTGCTACGAACGGGAGCTACGTAGGCTCGCACCAATTCGCTAGCCTAAACTTGAGGAAGAGCGACAGTTTCCAAGTGCATCCTATGTTCCAAGCTTGGCTGGGAATCGGCGAGGCCGGCATTTAGCAGACTGGTGGCAAGTCGGCATTCGGTAGTGCTTCTGGAGCCAGGTGGATGGCAGTCATCGGGTCCCGCAGAGTCCCGTTGACCGACGGAATATTGCGAGGAACTCTCGCGAGCCCCGGCGGGCCCGGGTCGACTCCAAGAGCCGGCAGATATGTCAGTGACGACGCCGAAACGACATGACCGCCAGCATCGCGGTACGTGGCTTCGTTTGGAGTGGGGTTGTCGTGCCACATCATGACCTGTTCGGCCGTGGGGTTATACCCACTGTCGTTGCACAGAGCGATGATTGCGAACACCCGGTACTGCTCATCCGAGAGGATCTTCACCTTGAGAGATTCTAGAGAGCGGGTCCACGATTCGGGGGTGGCTGGCTGGGCGACCGATGCGGACGCGTCGCCTCGCAAAAGTCTCTCCAGCGCGGAGGCGTGGGTGACGAAGATGCTGCAGGGCGCGGCGTTCTGGCTCCGACGCGTAGCGTGAATGCGTGGACATCCTGCAATGGGTGCCTCTGCTTGGCGCTGCAGGCATCGGGTCGGTGATCACCAGCTATGTCGGAGCAGGTAAGGCTAGGCGCGAGGTGCGCAGCGCTGTTCTAGAAGCTCTGGCTATGACTGAGGGTTCTCGGTGGGCAGGTCTGGACAAGGACCACCCCACATTCAAAACCGCGAGCCGCGACTTTGAAACCGCTGCTCTCATTGCTCGGATACCCAGGCCCGCTGTGCAGCAATACCTCGTTCTAGCGGACGCCGCCCGCCGGTACAGCGTGGAGGACTATGCCATAAAGGGCTGCGACGAGGAGATTGGCGCCGGGGCGATTAACTCGGACTTGGGCAATGTTGTCCAAGAGTCGGCTGAGATTGTCACCCAGCTCGCATGGCGCCCATGGTGGTCACGGGTTACATATCGCGTCAAGCTGAGAAAAGTACGCAATAAGGCAACAGACATCGACAATAAAGACGTCAGGCAACAGCTCGTCTACGCGCAGTGGGCGCTGACAAGGTCCCCCGGTTCACTCGGTGAGCTGTACGACGAATACTTCTCGGACAGGAAGAAGAAGTAGAACTGATCCATCCCCTGGGGGCGGGACAAACGCCCCGACCCGCGGGTCGCTTCGCAAAGTCTCCCGCGCGCGGAGGCGCGGGAGCGGACGGTCGACAATCATCCCTCCGGGACAGTGTGAGTATTTTGAGTCCGTTTGGAGCCAGCAAAGACGGCGGGATTCGCATTTACCGTGGCTAGATAGTCGTGCGGTCGGAGGCACCAAAGTGGCTGATTACCAGGGGTTTAACGCGACAGCAAACAAGCTGGGTCAAGCCGAGTTGACACCGGTAACGGCAAGTTGCGTTCGAAGCTTCGCCTCGAGTCGCTTCGGGTGCAACAGTGTGCATGGTGCGACGCGGGTCGAAGCCGATGGGATTTGGCAGCCGTCCGAGAATTGGTGAAGCTGCATCACGATGGAGGAAGGGGCAAACCATGACCAGCAACCAGACGATCCTGCGCTTGTACATCAAGCAGATCGTGCCCGATGGCGACCATCACTTGGCCAGTGATGAGGAAGTCCTGCAAACTGCGATGGACTTCGCAGCACAGACCGGGGTCGACATCGACGACGCCGCCCGCGCGCTAGAGCTTGGAGCAGAGAAACTTGACGTCACCACCAAAGAACTTGTCGCCGCCGTGACGTCACTGTGCGTCTTTCTCCAATGCAGCTTCCACGAAGCGGTCTGGCAACTGCAACGTGTAGTGAATGTGGTGCAGCAGATTGAGCAGGGGACGCCGTAGCCCTCGCCTCGAGTCATTTCGGGTGCAACAGCGTGCACGGTGCGACTCGGGTTGAGGCTGACGGGATTGGGCAGCCGTCCGAGGATTGGTGAAGCAGTTGTTCGCGGGTTAGTAAAGACCTTCGAAGCGCTCTCGACGCCTACGTTCGTAGTCTTCAGACTCGAGGTACCAATCAACTTCGTATGCTTCCAGGGCGTCGATTTCTTCTTGGTTTGCTTCGGTGGTTATCCGCATGTGGTCATCCAAGTGTGTGAGGTCAAGCAATTCGGAATCCAGATGTAGTCCGCATAAGCTGCAGACGAATTCGCACGATTGGAGTTCTATCTCAACCAAGTACCATGGGTCGCCGCGCCAGCTCTCTTGCTCCGTGGGTTGTTCCGTCCATGGGGTTCCTCTGCTGCCGGTGGCGGTGTAGGCAAGCCAGCCTTCGTATCCACAGACGGGGCATTCTGCTCGCGCAGTCTTGTAATCGGTTTGGAGAAGAAGTTCGTCGGCATCGTTAAGTTCTGGGTCTCGGTCAGCGAGTTGCTTGAATGCTTCGTTGTCCAGGCCCATCTGTTGCAGTCGTTCGTAGGTTCGCCGCGCGGCGGCCATCAACTCTTCGAGTTCGAGCCGGCGGGCTTCCTGTTCCTGCTTTAGCCGTTCATCAACGTGCGGGAGCAGCTCAGGCCCCCAAAAGGTGGTTCTGTCTAGCGTGGGGTCAAAGCTGGCGGTGATGTTGAGTATGGCTTCGTTGAGTCGGGTCATTGTGTTCAAGGCTTCGCGGAATAAGGTTGCGTCGACTTGCCCCATGTGAAGTGCGAAGTTTCGTACGACAAATATTTTGGAATCTCTCTGCAGGTTGAAGTCAATGGAATGCGAGTGATTCAGGATTGACAGGCATTCGGCCGCTGTCTTTGTTTTTGCTTCGTGCGGTGATGTCGCGGGGATACCTGAGTACAGCAGTAGGCTCTTGGCGTCTCTTTCCGCGATCAGCGTGGGGGATACGAGGGTGAGGGCGGCTTTGCCTAGTAGCTCGACAGCCGTCCCTATCGAGGTGGCGCGGTCGAGTTGGTCGAGTTGGTGTTCGGCAGCGGCGAGCGCCCGGCGGGCGTGCAGAGCGGCGACGGTGAAGAGGTGTTTGGGTAGTTCCTCGTGGGCGAAGCCCCGCCCGATGCCAGGCCAGATGGTGCGCGCCGGCGTCGTTGAGGTGCTCGCATCGCCCGTCGTGGTTGCTGGTTGTCGTGGCTGATTCATGAAAACACACCTCGAAATGGAATTGGCGGGTGTAAGCCTAGATCCCGGTCCCGTAGTCAGTCACCGGTTTAGCCGCTGGCTTTCGGCTGATGGGGCGCTGGCTGAAGCGTCGGGCTGCCCCTGAGGAGAGCAACGGCAGCCCGACTAAGCAGTCAGGCGCCTCTTGCATGCCGGTGAGCGCGTGATCGCTACCGGTTTGTCGTGTGGCGGACTCATAGGCCTAGGGAGTAGCCGACGTCCTTCCCGTGGCCGTGGTCGATGTGCTGATCGACTGCGCGGCCGTCGGTGACATTGATTCCTACGACGGTGTCACGCCTTTGCTGATGAGCGGTGCGTCTCTGCTGAACAGCATCAGAGCGCCGACGAAGAAGGCTACGGACAGGCTCGGGGAGGACTGAAGCGTCCGCGTCTTGTGCGATCTGGTGAGCGGTGCGGGCTTGCTCGTCGTGGTTGGCGATGAGGGCGCGGGCCCGCTGTGCGGCTTCTTTGGCGGTGCCGCGCCGTGGTATGTGAACTCCGCCGGGTTGGCTGTGCTCGTTTTCGCCGGCGATCCGCTCGTGTAGGTAGGCGGTGTTGGAGCTGCGGCCGCGGGTCATCGCGACGTAGAACAGCGCCCGGGTGGTGTTCTCGCCCAGCACGGCGTGAGTGGTGTCGGCGGTGACACCTTGTGCGGAGTGCACGGTGATCGCGTAGCCGTAGGTGATGTGCTCGCGCAGGTAGTCCCCGGTGAACGCAGCGCGAGCGCCGTCGGTTAGCCGGCGGGCGGCGATGCGATTCTTGTCGGGGTCGACGGCGTAGATGCGCCAGCGGTTTCCGTTGCGCACGGGGTCGGCGTGCCTTCTGATGTTGGTGGCGTCGAAGACGGGCAGGGTGGGGTCGTTGCGGCGGCTGATGATCATGTCACCGACCGCGATGCGGTGCCCTCGCGCGGCGATGATAGTGGGCTGGTCGGCGGCAATGGTGTCGCGGTGGATGCGGTGATTGAGGGCATCGGTCATCTCGGTGGTGCCGCAGATCAGCAGGGCGTTTCTGCCAGCGGCGGTGTCACGGTGGTAGGCCGCCAGGGCATCGGCGGCCATCGCGATGGCATCACCGGTGTGCAGCCGGCCGTGAGTGCGATACCACCCGACAGCGCGGCGCACCGGGGCGGGCCCACCGTCGCGAAGGGCCAACGAGGCGGTGCGCTCCTCGGGGTCGCGCATGCGCCAGACTTCGCAGAGTTCCTGGGTCCAGGGCAGGTCGGCGCACAGTTGGGCAAACATACCGCCGCGCGCCTTGACCGGGGCCAGCTGGTGTGAGTCTCCGACGAGCACGGTCTTGGCTTTGGCTGTTGTTGTGGCGGTGAGCAGCCGCCGGAGATCGTCGGTGCCGACCATGGCGGCTTCGTCGACCACGACCAGGTCAAGGTGGCCCAGGGTGAGGGTGCCGGTGTCCAATTCGTGGAGGGCTTTGGCGATGGTGTAGCCGGTATCGCCGGCGTCTTCGCGGATGGCGACGTCCACAGCGTTGCCGGTTGGTGCGAGGACGAAAACGCGGGCGGTGTGGCGGCGGCGCGCCATCGC is from Mycobacterium marinum and encodes:
- a CDS encoding integrase, translated to MARQAKTILRGGLQLAVMANTLGANPVRDVQPIRLKRRPTGATALSADDLRDLLVRLRADDYCQRNDLVDPITVLIATRLRRSELLALRWTDFDKTKQTIAATGNVVRVLPRLLGSRRVPAVVGKTTVISPMHG
- a CDS encoding tyrosine-type recombinase/integrase encodes the protein MRDELGVPGVTTHSFRKTAATLIDEEGLSARVGADHLGHSKVSMTQDRYMSRGRVHTEVAALLDRAMKYE
- a CDS encoding P-loop ATPase, Sll1717 family produces the protein MTGATQQILRLNWINLGAPAAERDINAGLADYFIESKAFERVAAREKTIVIGNRGSGKSAIFQILAIRAKATGASVIELFPEDYSYELLHQSMLSEGQGSWAKHGAYAAAWKYLIYVSVMKNLSSALHDIPKPVIQKHQDATQVKRGNKQTGRKNSLAAIKRYIRDNHYAGQPSKLSWLISYLKRIEGVKIGKYEASLKARELEKLYKLEEIEHLLPHLEKVLQSKRVVVLVDELDRGWDASEDAQAFVAGLFQACLSINQLSPDLTVYMSLRQELYDNIPALYDDAQKYRDLIEYVRWDEVGLRRLVCKRLRYNFQARYPQNHWAPDQPSDGYLWTQFMREDFPGDLSSFSYLADRTLFRPREIIQFCSQIVDYARENSHPLPLAHNTVSLAEPAYSDERAKDIAAEFRLQYPRLLQVFEGFRGVNSILSRNDIEEICLRIICEDWPAGDSPEWIENLDPSNLVEILWRIGFLCAHTAASTTGGLATNGSYVGSHQFASLNLRKSDSFQVHPMFQAWLGIGEAGI